The Cohnella abietis genome has a segment encoding these proteins:
- a CDS encoding carbohydrate ABC transporter permease — protein MKKRRRFRRIGVFDVGNTVLMLAVCFITLYPMWFVFVNSLNAPQHALLGTVNWFPKAISLDSYNVVFNNKSLMNGFYITTMRTVIGTAVHVLFTAIVAYGMSKSNLIGRKLYLKIALITMLFSGGLIPTFILMTKLGLYDNFLVFIIPAMYTFFNMVIFMSFYRTIPDSLEESAKVDGASDYGVLFKIVLPNSMAVLATISLFSAVYHWNDYYQGVLYIHTQDKLPLQTMLFKIIAENSMTFMQQQAMAQFGAKLPGNSIKFASMMVATLPILVFYPFIQRYLVKGVMIGAIKG, from the coding sequence ATGAAAAAACGCAGAAGGTTTCGGCGCATCGGAGTGTTTGATGTCGGAAATACCGTGCTGATGCTCGCTGTTTGCTTTATAACGCTGTACCCGATGTGGTTTGTATTCGTAAACTCGCTTAATGCGCCGCAGCATGCCTTATTGGGTACGGTCAACTGGTTTCCAAAGGCTATATCGCTAGATAGCTACAATGTCGTGTTTAACAATAAAAGCTTGATGAACGGCTTTTATATTACGACTATGCGGACAGTGATAGGGACAGCGGTGCATGTATTGTTTACCGCTATTGTGGCTTACGGAATGAGCAAGTCGAATCTCATTGGTCGCAAGCTGTATCTAAAAATCGCTTTGATTACAATGCTGTTCTCAGGCGGACTAATTCCTACGTTTATCCTAATGACTAAGCTGGGCCTATACGATAATTTCTTAGTATTCATCATTCCTGCTATGTACACTTTTTTCAATATGGTCATTTTCATGAGCTTCTATAGGACTATCCCCGACAGCCTTGAGGAATCCGCGAAGGTAGACGGAGCTTCGGATTATGGTGTCCTGTTCAAAATCGTACTGCCCAACAGCATGGCGGTGCTTGCTACCATATCATTATTTTCAGCCGTATATCATTGGAATGATTATTATCAGGGTGTGCTGTATATCCATACGCAGGACAAGCTGCCGCTGCAAACTATGCTATTCAAAATCATTGCAGAAAACTCCATGACTTTCATGCAGCAGCAAGCGATGGCTCAGTTCGGTGCAAAGCTGCCAGGTAACTCGATAAAGTTTGCATCCATGATGGTGGCGACCTTACCTATTCTAGTGTTCTATCCCTTTATTCAGCGCTATCTGGTCAAGGGTGTCATGATTGGTGCGATTAAGGGGTAA
- a CDS encoding response regulator transcription factor, which produces MFNILIVDDQKHIRDGLQAMLSQFSLQPDSIYCAANGIEALQILRQTSIQLVITDIRMPEMDGLALMAITKEERIKVDYLIISGYSDFAYAQKAIGLGAKGYLLKPVKQEDLQTAVEHVWQEIKTRQTLSRNMKHISRRARETDRKELCMYMQGATNDEAWVHQTQQQNPELWGNYRLCLLREKLWINQPGASSAHSMESIAYSVYGRRGCICLQHGPHLILAVDADVDAGALPAALQAGQIDAITAMTDPQQGLKGLPDSYTQVLELYRHSYLFPDKRCILPTHIERLEQQWQLPHEELYALFQLIGAKNSSEITQGISMMFHKDVLQRYHIRYTQQLCRAMVQMLEEYERVIRPYMGEEALDIECLRNLFDYPGIRDYIQALQQQLLRLNQFYYEYKCSYRNTQDVNEAIRFIHESYHKPLDLAMVSNHVSLNYAYFSNLFKKNIGKGFAEYLRDVRLDKARRLLAETEHKIVEVAAMVGYESYKSFTRAFREVMDMQPTEYRQLMRRKYEREGKYHDIAL; this is translated from the coding sequence ATGTTCAACATTCTGATTGTGGACGACCAAAAGCACATACGGGATGGCTTGCAGGCTATGCTGAGCCAATTTTCTCTGCAGCCTGACAGCATTTACTGTGCCGCCAATGGGATTGAGGCGTTGCAAATATTGCGTCAGACCAGCATTCAGCTGGTGATTACCGATATCAGGATGCCGGAAATGGATGGCCTAGCACTAATGGCGATCACCAAAGAAGAGCGCATTAAGGTCGATTACCTGATTATTAGCGGCTATAGCGATTTTGCCTATGCCCAAAAAGCCATTGGGCTTGGGGCAAAAGGATATTTACTCAAGCCGGTGAAGCAGGAGGATCTGCAAACCGCGGTAGAGCATGTATGGCAAGAAATAAAAACACGGCAGACGCTTTCGCGCAATATGAAGCATATATCCCGGCGTGCCCGGGAGACAGATCGGAAAGAGCTGTGCATGTATATGCAGGGTGCGACGAACGATGAGGCGTGGGTTCATCAGACCCAGCAGCAAAATCCAGAGCTGTGGGGCAACTACCGCCTATGCCTGCTGCGGGAGAAGCTATGGATTAATCAACCTGGGGCGAGCAGTGCCCATAGCATGGAATCCATTGCCTATAGCGTATATGGCAGGCGGGGGTGCATATGCCTGCAGCACGGCCCGCACCTGATCCTTGCCGTTGATGCGGATGTTGATGCAGGTGCTTTGCCCGCTGCACTCCAGGCCGGACAGATTGATGCCATTACTGCGATGACCGATCCGCAGCAAGGATTAAAGGGGCTGCCGGACAGCTATACACAAGTATTGGAGCTATACCGCCACAGCTACCTGTTTCCAGATAAGCGCTGCATTCTGCCTACGCATATTGAGCGGCTGGAGCAGCAGTGGCAGCTTCCGCATGAGGAGTTATATGCCCTTTTTCAGTTAATTGGCGCCAAAAACAGCAGCGAAATCACTCAAGGAATATCAATGATGTTCCATAAGGATGTGCTGCAACGGTACCACATTCGCTACACACAGCAGCTTTGTCGTGCCATGGTACAGATGCTGGAGGAATATGAGCGTGTTATCCGCCCCTACATGGGGGAAGAGGCGTTGGATATAGAATGCTTGCGTAATCTTTTCGATTACCCGGGCATCCGCGATTATATTCAAGCGCTGCAACAGCAACTGCTTCGGCTGAACCAGTTTTATTATGAATATAAGTGTAGCTATCGCAACACTCAGGACGTGAACGAAGCTATCCGCTTTATACACGAAAGCTATCATAAGCCGCTGGACTTGGCGATGGTATCCAACCATGTGTCACTTAATTATGCCTATTTTTCAAACCTGTTTAAGAAGAATATCGGCAAAGGCTTTGCAGAGTATCTACGCGATGTGCGCCTGGATAAAGCCCGGCGACTGCTGGCGGAAACCGAGCATAAAATCGTCGAGGTAGCTGCTATGGTAGGGTATGAAAGCTATAAAAGCTTTACCCGGGCATTCCGGGAAGTGATGGACATGCAGCCCACAGAGTACCGGCAGCTGATGCGGCGGAAGTATGAACGAGAAGGGAAATACCACGACATTGCGCTATGA
- a CDS encoding extracellular solute-binding protein, producing MKRNHIKQGIALVLTVILVLSMTACAGSKSNESKPTSSTPASTQQSEVPSGESTPNPDKAAWQLDTSPVELSWFVGASWYGHSWGKSLASQYVTEKTGVNVKIEVPSGDANEQMTLMMTSNKLPDLITMGSWENAVKKLWEGDHVYALNELAEKYDPYFFKVAGDGTLKWYRQDNGNTYGVPNDSYSPNLMHETGMTAANQTFLVRKDLYEEMGRPDLTTPEGFLNALQLLKDKYSKYKGQNISPLFAQGNVPYGMSEYLQNLLAVPSEKDGKVYDRTTDPDYINWLKTLRTAYERGLINVDFLVDSDTQVEEKTNNARYFMMIREWTGMTAVNPLLAASANPDSNYIAVDGPRNSKGDNAKLFPGNMDGWMVTMISKSTKNPERAIRFLTYLSSEEGQRDLFLGKQGETWEMVDDKPQLKAEMVELFKTNIEKLEKEYGIMDTYWMVRNPVIINQWRPEKAPVIKQMEDFANRQADIDSGIYKGLDPQGDSDAAVSWARISQSWEEVLPELITAKTEAAFDKTFESFLTRRAKYGFDKVMEYRQAELNVRKAKMAE from the coding sequence ATGAAACGTAATCACATTAAGCAAGGTATAGCTCTAGTTTTGACAGTCATTCTAGTGCTGAGCATGACCGCGTGTGCCGGGTCTAAGTCAAATGAAAGTAAACCGACCTCCAGTACACCAGCCAGTACGCAGCAGTCCGAGGTCCCATCTGGGGAATCTACGCCTAACCCGGATAAAGCTGCATGGCAGCTGGATACCAGCCCTGTTGAATTATCCTGGTTTGTAGGTGCATCTTGGTATGGCCATAGCTGGGGGAAAAGCTTGGCTTCCCAGTATGTAACGGAAAAAACAGGTGTCAACGTCAAGATTGAGGTACCTTCCGGTGATGCTAACGAGCAAATGACTCTGATGATGACCTCCAACAAGCTGCCGGACTTGATTACTATGGGCTCTTGGGAAAACGCTGTCAAAAAGCTATGGGAAGGCGACCATGTGTATGCTTTGAATGAATTGGCGGAAAAGTATGATCCCTACTTCTTCAAGGTAGCGGGCGACGGTACATTGAAGTGGTATCGGCAAGATAATGGCAATACCTATGGCGTACCTAATGATTCATACAGCCCCAACCTGATGCATGAAACGGGTATGACGGCTGCCAACCAAACCTTTTTAGTGAGAAAAGATCTGTATGAGGAGATGGGGAGACCGGACTTAACTACTCCGGAGGGCTTCCTAAACGCACTACAATTGCTAAAGGATAAGTATTCCAAGTATAAGGGCCAGAATATCAGTCCTTTATTTGCCCAGGGGAATGTACCTTACGGGATGAGCGAGTACCTACAAAACCTGCTGGCTGTTCCGTCGGAGAAAGACGGCAAGGTATACGATCGCACCACAGATCCGGATTATATTAATTGGCTGAAAACGTTACGTACTGCCTACGAGCGCGGGCTTATTAATGTAGATTTCCTAGTCGATTCTGACACTCAAGTAGAGGAAAAAACGAACAACGCTCGTTATTTTATGATGATTCGTGAGTGGACGGGCATGACGGCTGTTAACCCTCTGCTGGCTGCTAGTGCAAACCCGGATTCTAACTACATTGCAGTGGACGGGCCGAGGAACAGCAAAGGAGATAACGCTAAGCTATTCCCCGGTAATATGGATGGCTGGATGGTTACTATGATCAGTAAATCCACCAAAAATCCTGAACGTGCAATCCGCTTTTTGACATATCTGTCTAGCGAAGAAGGCCAAAGGGATCTATTCCTTGGCAAGCAAGGCGAAACCTGGGAAATGGTCGATGATAAGCCGCAGTTGAAGGCTGAAATGGTAGAGCTATTCAAAACTAATATTGAGAAGCTGGAAAAGGAATATGGCATTATGGATACCTACTGGATGGTGAGAAACCCCGTAATTATTAACCAGTGGAGACCAGAGAAAGCCCCTGTTATTAAGCAAATGGAGGACTTTGCGAACCGTCAGGCTGATATTGACAGTGGTATTTACAAGGGCTTAGATCCGCAGGGTGATTCTGATGCGGCAGTATCCTGGGCGCGTATTTCCCAAAGCTGGGAGGAAGTGCTGCCTGAGCTTATTACCGCCAAAACTGAAGCTGCCTTTGACAAAACCTTTGAGAGCTTCCTTACCCGTCGCGCGAAGTACGGCTTTGACAAGGTGATGGAATACCGACAAGCTGAGCTGAATGTACGAAAAGCCAAAATGGCGGAGTAA
- a CDS encoding carbohydrate ABC transporter permease, with amino-acid sequence MKTKKVTEAIGLYVFLTLLAAIVIFPIFYVVISSMKNTASILTSTSFFPKQMTLDNYVKAWNLSNFKVYVWNSIYMCTFIVFGTIVTSITSGYVFSRGRFKGKGPLLALITFSMFISAGSLYLYPQLNIAKILHINNSLWGVIIIYIFGINVTNLYLAKGFIDGIPKEIDEAAKMDGCSFFRIFYNIIFPLTKPLIATVGLLAFMNSWNDYLLPMVFTLGNPDMQPLVVGIVSMKSSGESVTSWDLMMAGTVLSVIPMLIVFISLNKYFVAGLTSGAIKG; translated from the coding sequence ATGAAAACTAAAAAAGTGACCGAAGCGATTGGGCTATATGTTTTTCTTACCCTGCTGGCGGCAATCGTCATCTTCCCGATATTTTACGTGGTGATCAGCTCGATGAAGAATACGGCGAGTATCTTAACGTCGACGTCCTTTTTTCCTAAGCAGATGACGTTGGACAATTATGTCAAGGCATGGAACCTGTCCAATTTTAAGGTATACGTGTGGAACAGCATCTATATGTGTACGTTCATCGTTTTTGGGACGATCGTCACATCGATTACTTCGGGCTATGTTTTTTCTCGCGGCAGATTTAAGGGAAAAGGTCCATTGCTTGCGCTCATTACCTTTTCCATGTTCATTTCGGCAGGCAGCTTGTATCTATATCCCCAATTGAATATTGCGAAAATACTGCATATTAACAATTCACTATGGGGAGTCATTATCATCTATATCTTCGGCATCAATGTGACGAATCTATATCTAGCCAAAGGCTTTATTGACGGGATTCCCAAAGAAATCGACGAAGCGGCCAAGATGGACGGCTGTAGTTTTTTCAGAATCTTTTACAACATTATATTCCCGCTAACGAAGCCGCTTATCGCGACAGTCGGATTGCTCGCGTTCATGAATTCATGGAACGATTACTTGCTTCCGATGGTGTTTACGTTAGGAAATCCTGATATGCAACCGCTAGTGGTCGGGATCGTCTCGATGAAAAGCTCCGGTGAATCCGTGACGTCGTGGGACTTGATGATGGCAGGCACCGTGTTGTCCGTTATTCCGATGCTGATCGTATTCATTTCGTTGAACAAATATTTTGTGGCCGGGCTCACGAGTGGCGCCATCAAAGGATAA
- a CDS encoding dihydrodipicolinate synthase family protein, which translates to MQTKQSDLITGVLPALVTPLDIEGNVKTELAPDLVDLYVRQQADGLYMLGWTGEGEYLSVEKRKQWTEAVLAAAKGKLPIFVHVGYNSNLQDSIDLAAHAAEHGAYAVASVGISESATLQDNVQYFKRISEAAPQIPFYIYWVAMGKTLTGGQEIEPNKLLDAMDEVPTFRGIKFTDNNFYYLERFKKYRPDINILTGADQLAVCSQLMGADGNIGALQAVTCYHHKAIMEKTNAGLYEEARELQYRANEVAEAFLKPEIGNLPGIKLLLEQIFHIPVGYCSSTGPFEGVYHTSESAKELIEVFQKNILVK; encoded by the coding sequence ATGCAAACAAAACAATCAGATCTCATCACCGGCGTTCTCCCGGCATTAGTTACACCACTGGATATTGAAGGAAACGTTAAGACGGAACTGGCACCTGATTTGGTCGATCTGTATGTCCGTCAACAGGCAGATGGATTGTATATGCTAGGATGGACCGGGGAAGGCGAATATTTGTCCGTCGAGAAAAGAAAACAATGGACTGAGGCCGTTTTGGCTGCAGCAAAAGGGAAACTGCCGATCTTCGTTCACGTGGGCTATAATAGCAACCTGCAGGATTCGATTGATTTGGCTGCCCACGCCGCTGAGCATGGAGCCTATGCCGTTGCGTCTGTCGGGATTTCTGAATCGGCTACTTTGCAAGACAATGTACAATACTTCAAACGCATTTCCGAGGCTGCTCCCCAAATTCCGTTCTATATTTACTGGGTAGCAATGGGGAAAACATTAACGGGTGGGCAAGAAATCGAACCTAACAAGCTGCTAGATGCGATGGATGAGGTTCCTACTTTCCGCGGCATTAAATTTACCGATAACAACTTCTACTACTTGGAACGCTTTAAAAAATACCGCCCGGACATCAACATCTTAACGGGTGCCGATCAGCTAGCCGTATGCTCGCAGCTTATGGGTGCGGATGGAAACATCGGCGCATTGCAAGCCGTTACCTGCTATCATCATAAAGCCATCATGGAAAAGACGAATGCGGGTCTCTACGAAGAAGCGAGAGAGCTGCAATATCGCGCGAATGAAGTGGCCGAAGCCTTCCTCAAGCCTGAAATAGGCAATTTACCGGGAATCAAGCTTCTGCTGGAGCAAATCTTCCATATTCCTGTTGGATACTGCTCGTCGACTGGACCGTTCGAAGGCGTCTATCATACTTCGGAATCCGCCAAAGAGCTGATCGAAGTATTCCAAAAGAACATATTAGTAAAATAA
- the yidC gene encoding membrane protein insertase YidC — MKKILMPQKWAKPILVMLIGVVPVILISGCSTAAPSNPIYADSPGIFNHYFIYPFSFLIKFFANAFDGDYGLSIVLMTLIIRFAIMPLMLNQTKKQIGMKEKMAILQPELNALKEKYKNDVSAEAKRNQQVEMMQIYQKHQYNPLNMGCLPMLLQWPITLAFYYAIRRTPEIAAHDFLWFSLGKTDMILPLIAAAIYYVQFRVSQSISSQYQQNQNNQLAFIGLLSPIMMGVFSFAMPAALPLYWAVGGIFIIVQTIILNKMYAKPKQQQVKTSLTE; from the coding sequence GTGAAAAAGATACTAATGCCCCAAAAGTGGGCGAAGCCTATTCTCGTCATGTTGATCGGGGTTGTTCCGGTAATTCTGATTAGCGGGTGCTCGACAGCAGCTCCATCAAATCCGATTTATGCCGATTCTCCAGGGATATTTAACCACTATTTTATTTACCCTTTCTCGTTCCTGATCAAATTTTTCGCGAATGCGTTTGACGGAGATTATGGATTATCGATCGTGCTGATGACATTAATCATCAGATTTGCGATTATGCCGCTGATGCTGAACCAAACGAAGAAGCAAATAGGCATGAAAGAAAAGATGGCCATCCTCCAGCCGGAATTAAACGCCCTTAAGGAGAAATATAAGAACGACGTTAGCGCGGAAGCAAAAAGGAATCAGCAAGTAGAGATGATGCAGATCTACCAGAAGCACCAATATAATCCCTTAAACATGGGATGTTTGCCGATGCTTCTCCAATGGCCGATTACTCTCGCATTTTATTACGCCATTCGTCGTACCCCAGAGATCGCAGCTCACGATTTTCTGTGGTTTAGCTTGGGGAAAACGGATATGATTTTGCCGCTTATTGCCGCTGCGATTTATTACGTCCAGTTCCGCGTGTCGCAATCCATTTCGTCGCAGTATCAGCAAAATCAGAATAACCAATTGGCTTTCATCGGATTGTTGTCCCCGATTATGATGGGTGTGTTTTCTTTTGCAATGCCGGCTGCATTGCCGTTATATTGGGCGGTTGGCGGTATATTCATTATCGTGCAAACGATTATACTCAATAAAATGTACGCGAAGCCAAAGCAGCAGCAAGTAAAAACCTCCTTAACGGAGTAG
- a CDS encoding carbohydrate ABC transporter permease — MIVVKRKNASVPNINPNRKDTLQSYLMLAPMLIGFALFTIYPMMWLIRWSWFDYNGISSAKFIGFENYVRAFTRDTQYWDSLWNTGFIVVMKFVIEIPLALFLAIVLNSKKKINSFFRTIFFSPTIVSTAIIGIVFYLMFEPFLGAVNQLLKSFNVIDTSINWFGNKWLADIVIVIASVWKGFGVNMIFFLMGLQNIPQDIYECADIDGVTRWQRFTRITLPMLSSTGKVIMMLFIVNSIKMSDLVLVLTNGQPGGTTEVVMSYTFKYFFSYGAADSISQYGYSSALAVITAIILSIVVGLYLWVTRKVGDHY; from the coding sequence ATGATTGTTGTGAAACGCAAAAACGCATCAGTCCCTAACATAAACCCGAATCGAAAGGATACGTTGCAATCCTACCTCATGCTGGCTCCAATGCTCATTGGATTCGCGTTGTTTACTATCTATCCGATGATGTGGCTAATCAGGTGGTCCTGGTTTGACTATAACGGAATCTCATCGGCCAAATTTATAGGATTCGAAAACTACGTGAGAGCATTTACGCGCGATACTCAATACTGGGATTCATTATGGAATACGGGATTTATCGTCGTTATGAAATTCGTGATTGAAATTCCGCTTGCCCTATTCCTTGCTATCGTGCTGAACAGCAAGAAAAAAATCAATTCGTTTTTCCGGACTATATTTTTCTCACCTACCATCGTAAGTACGGCCATCATCGGCATCGTGTTTTATTTGATGTTTGAACCGTTCCTTGGTGCCGTGAATCAATTGCTTAAATCCTTTAATGTCATTGACACGTCGATCAATTGGTTCGGCAATAAGTGGCTCGCCGATATCGTCATCGTTATCGCAAGCGTATGGAAAGGCTTTGGCGTTAACATGATTTTCTTCTTAATGGGACTGCAGAATATCCCACAAGACATCTACGAATGTGCGGATATCGACGGGGTAACCAGGTGGCAACGATTTACGAGGATTACACTGCCTATGCTTTCTTCCACCGGCAAAGTGATCATGATGCTCTTTATCGTCAATAGCATCAAGATGTCGGATCTAGTATTGGTGTTGACCAATGGGCAACCAGGCGGTACAACCGAAGTCGTCATGTCCTATACATTCAAATATTTCTTCTCATACGGAGCTGCCGACTCGATCAGCCAATATGGCTACTCTTCCGCTCTTGCTGTGATCACCGCAATTATACTTTCTATCGTGGTTGGACTGTATCTGTGGGTGACACGTAAAGTCGGCGATCATTACTAG
- a CDS encoding ABC transporter permease codes for MFQYKTGQMKMFLKQWQIQSMVIPGIIWMVIFCYLPMFWLIIAFMDYSIAKPMLESPFVGLKHFQDFITDDRFWRSIRNTLGMSTIKLVLGFPIPILFALMLNEIRSIKFKRTVQTISYLPHFIAWTIFGGIMLNWLGEGGVINQLGMALGLQQSEILFNSDPKYFWWITFFSDTLKETGWSAIIYIAAVSGIDPGLYEAAELDGANRWQRMWHITVQSIRPTIAILFILAVSGMLGSNFEQIFMLKNNMNMRMAESLDLYIYNMGLVSGRHSFSTAVLFARSIVALGLLFLANYTSKKLTGDSIF; via the coding sequence ATGTTCCAGTACAAAACAGGACAAATGAAGATGTTTCTTAAGCAATGGCAAATACAAAGCATGGTAATCCCCGGGATTATCTGGATGGTGATCTTTTGTTATCTCCCCATGTTTTGGCTCATTATTGCATTTATGGACTACAGCATTGCTAAGCCCATGCTGGAATCACCCTTTGTGGGGCTGAAACACTTTCAGGATTTTATTACGGATGACCGTTTCTGGCGCTCTATTCGCAATACTCTTGGGATGAGCACCATCAAGCTAGTATTGGGCTTTCCCATTCCTATTTTATTTGCCTTAATGCTCAATGAAATACGGAGCATTAAATTTAAGCGTACCGTTCAAACCATCTCGTACCTGCCGCACTTTATTGCTTGGACGATCTTTGGCGGCATTATGCTTAACTGGCTGGGCGAGGGCGGTGTGATCAACCAGTTGGGCATGGCACTGGGGCTCCAGCAAAGCGAAATTTTGTTTAATAGCGACCCTAAGTACTTCTGGTGGATTACCTTTTTCTCCGATACGCTCAAAGAAACCGGCTGGAGTGCCATCATCTACATAGCTGCAGTATCTGGCATTGATCCGGGGCTATACGAAGCGGCGGAGCTGGATGGCGCAAACCGATGGCAGCGAATGTGGCATATTACCGTTCAGAGCATACGCCCTACTATCGCCATTTTGTTTATCCTCGCTGTCAGTGGAATGCTAGGCAGCAACTTTGAACAGATCTTTATGTTGAAGAACAACATGAACATGAGAATGGCTGAAAGCCTAGATTTGTATATCTACAATATGGGCTTGGTATCTGGGCGCCATTCCTTCTCTACAGCCGTCCTGTTTGCCCGATCAATAGTAGCACTAGGGCTGTTGTTTTTGGCCAATTACACTTCAAAAAAACTGACTGGCGATAGCATTTTTTAA
- a CDS encoding sensor histidine kinase — translation MRKLYRNSRISHKLFFAFSIVIAIPAIVVSFLFIRIQEKQLYKDAMTTGSSHVSRLAEKLRSRMDTIENASSTALTQKAFVDFIHTNMREDGLRLVKFKQNQFEQMHNIIQSHEMISELSFYVDNPNLYEIWPEIYHYDKFKPQDYWVTLRDEGGAAYRLFAFKNGEHTLSYYRLVRLPGQQHKRPSIMEVRAKHSVFFSNLLEETGGDFFSVVMDGTNPTRYVYNPKHMFSRNAGEDLKDIFGSIHEQLDVLQQKSPIKVNVGDHTYYALYRYIAPLNAYVVDIASHQALMKGPRSWYVFVVAITLGVLLLIMLLLSHTTRRIFRRLDSVLFSMRKVRRGQLDAKIDTGLGDHERGDEIDEVAVNYNKMLDEVKQLMTQVVDKQLIAKNAQLHSLHSQINSHFLYNALESIRMKAVVQRQPAIADALVSLGSLLRYSMKWRSDTVALSEELANIQSYIQFINFMEGGSIVLTADLPQEVLRYAIPKMCMQPIVENAVHHAAPLGDSVNIQITVMVEDDSMLLIEIRDNGVGVDPQMLTSLQAVLRGDSNSPIVTSKSGLGLENVRKRLQLHYGEGCGLWIDSEQGSYTCVTIRLPWENVNLGGW, via the coding sequence ATGAGAAAGCTTTACCGTAATTCTCGCATATCCCATAAGCTGTTTTTCGCCTTTAGTATTGTGATTGCTATCCCTGCCATTGTAGTATCCTTTTTGTTTATCCGCATTCAGGAGAAACAGCTGTACAAGGACGCTATGACCACCGGCAGCAGTCATGTTTCACGGCTAGCCGAAAAGCTACGCAGCAGAATGGATACGATTGAAAACGCTTCCTCTACTGCGCTCACTCAAAAGGCATTTGTGGATTTTATTCACACCAATATGCGCGAGGATGGCCTGCGCCTGGTGAAATTTAAGCAAAACCAATTTGAGCAGATGCATAATATCATCCAAAGTCACGAGATGATAAGTGAGCTCAGCTTTTATGTCGATAACCCGAACCTGTATGAAATTTGGCCCGAAATCTATCATTATGACAAATTTAAGCCGCAGGATTACTGGGTAACACTCCGTGATGAAGGCGGCGCGGCATACCGCTTGTTTGCTTTTAAGAATGGTGAGCATACGCTTTCCTACTATCGGTTAGTACGACTTCCAGGTCAGCAGCACAAACGCCCCAGTATTATGGAAGTTCGCGCTAAGCACAGTGTATTTTTCAGCAACCTGCTGGAGGAGACTGGGGGAGATTTCTTTAGTGTAGTGATGGACGGAACGAATCCGACCCGATATGTTTACAATCCTAAGCATATGTTTTCTCGGAATGCCGGGGAGGATTTGAAAGATATCTTTGGCAGTATTCATGAGCAATTGGATGTGCTGCAGCAAAAAAGCCCTATTAAAGTCAATGTAGGAGACCATACTTACTACGCGCTTTACCGCTATATTGCCCCACTGAACGCTTATGTGGTGGATATCGCCTCTCATCAGGCACTAATGAAGGGGCCGCGCAGCTGGTATGTATTTGTGGTAGCGATTACATTGGGTGTGCTGCTCCTAATCATGCTGCTTTTATCGCATACTACCCGGCGCATTTTCCGTCGGTTGGACAGTGTGTTATTTTCTATGCGCAAGGTACGAAGAGGTCAGCTGGATGCGAAGATTGATACCGGTCTGGGTGATCACGAAAGAGGCGATGAAATCGACGAGGTAGCCGTCAACTACAACAAAATGCTAGACGAGGTCAAACAGTTGATGACGCAGGTCGTCGATAAGCAGCTGATTGCTAAAAACGCGCAATTGCACTCACTGCATTCGCAGATCAACTCGCACTTTTTGTATAACGCACTGGAATCAATCCGTATGAAGGCGGTTGTTCAGCGGCAGCCTGCTATCGCCGATGCACTGGTGTCATTAGGTTCGTTGCTGCGCTACAGCATGAAGTGGCGTAGTGATACCGTTGCCCTTAGTGAGGAGCTTGCTAACATACAGAGCTATATTCAATTCATTAACTTTATGGAAGGTGGTAGCATTGTCTTGACGGCCGATCTCCCTCAAGAGGTGCTCCGCTATGCCATTCCCAAAATGTGTATGCAGCCCATCGTTGAAAATGCGGTTCATCATGCTGCGCCCTTGGGCGACAGTGTGAACATCCAAATCACCGTAATGGTGGAGGATGACAGCATGCTATTAATAGAGATACGTGATAATGGCGTGGGCGTTGACCCGCAGATGTTAACTAGTCTGCAGGCTGTGCTGCGGGGCGACTCGAATTCTCCGATAGTCACAAGCAAATCCGGGTTAGGCTTAGAAAATGTGCGTAAACGTCTTCAGCTTCACTATGGTGAAGGCTGCGGACTCTGGATTGACAGTGAGCAGGGCTCCTATACCTGTGTAACCATACGCTTGCCTTGGGAAAATGTGAATCTTGGAGGGTGGTAG